A region from the Desulfoglaeba alkanexedens ALDC genome encodes:
- the fsa gene encoding fructose-6-phosphate aldolase — MKFFIDTANLKEIEEAHRLGILDGVTTNPSLIAKEGVVGRDAFVRHIKAVCDLVGAPVSAEAVSTAAEDLVSEARELAAIDENVVVKIPMTIEGLKAVRQLADEGVRTNVTLVFSPLQALMAAKAGASYVSPFVGRLDDIAHVGMEVVSEIVDIFSNYLFETEIIVASVRNPLHVLEAAKMGADIATIPFKVIGQMARHPLTDLGLDAFLKDWKKVETR, encoded by the coding sequence TGGACGGCGTGACCACCAATCCGTCGCTCATCGCCAAGGAAGGCGTCGTCGGCCGGGACGCCTTCGTCCGGCACATCAAGGCCGTCTGCGACCTGGTGGGAGCGCCGGTGAGCGCCGAAGCGGTGAGCACCGCCGCGGAAGACCTGGTTTCGGAAGCCCGCGAACTGGCGGCCATCGACGAAAACGTGGTGGTGAAGATCCCCATGACCATCGAAGGGCTCAAGGCGGTGCGGCAACTGGCCGATGAAGGCGTCAGGACCAACGTGACCCTGGTTTTTTCGCCGCTCCAGGCTCTGATGGCGGCCAAGGCCGGGGCGAGCTACGTGAGTCCGTTCGTGGGGCGGCTGGACGATATCGCCCACGTGGGGATGGAAGTGGTGAGCGAGATCGTGGACATCTTTTCCAACTACCTGTTTGAAACGGAAATCATCGTCGCGAGCGTCCGGAACCCGCTCCACGTGCTGGAAGCGGCGAAGATGGGAGCCGACATAGCGACGATTCCCTTCAAGGTGATCGGCCAGATGGCCCGCCACCCGCTGACGGATCTCGGGCTCGACGCCTTCCTGAAGGACTGGAAGAAAGTGGAAACAAGGTAG
- a CDS encoding lytic transglycosylase domain-containing protein, whose protein sequence is MKALTLLVSLLVPALLVSAPSAPAGSIYKHVDENGVTHFTNVPTSPEYQVVSLPELRKFSPAPATAEGSYEQMIRTASRIYGLDHRLVRAVIKAESNFDPGAVSHKGAMGLMQLMPETARDMGVKDPFDPLQNIFGGVRYLKFLMDRFDNSLFLALAAYNAGPEAVTKHGGIPPFEETNAYLRRVLRYYMKYKRP, encoded by the coding sequence ATGAAGGCGCTCACGCTGCTGGTTTCCCTTCTTGTTCCGGCGCTCCTGGTTTCGGCGCCGTCGGCACCGGCGGGAAGTATTTACAAGCACGTGGACGAAAACGGCGTGACCCACTTTACCAACGTTCCGACCAGCCCGGAGTATCAAGTCGTATCGCTTCCCGAGCTCCGCAAATTCAGCCCGGCGCCCGCGACGGCTGAAGGGTCCTACGAACAGATGATCCGCACCGCGAGCCGAATCTACGGCCTGGATCACCGCCTGGTTCGAGCGGTCATCAAGGCGGAATCCAATTTCGATCCCGGCGCCGTTTCCCACAAGGGCGCCATGGGGTTGATGCAGCTGATGCCGGAAACGGCCCGGGACATGGGCGTCAAGGACCCGTTCGATCCTTTGCAGAACATCTTTGGAGGCGTACGCTACCTGAAGTTTCTCATGGACCGGTTCGACAACAGCCTGTTTCTCGCCCTGGCCGCCTATAACGCCGGACCTGAGGCGGTGACGAAGCATGGCGGGATCCCGCCCTTTGAAGAAACCAACGCGTACCTGCGTCGGGTTCTTCGGTACTACATGAAGTACAAGAGACCATGA
- the pgsA gene encoding CDP-diacylglycerol--glycerol-3-phosphate 3-phosphatidyltransferase, which produces MKSSEFSRKNLMNLPNTLTYLRVAAIPAILFLLTPPVTGRAYLEAFGLYVVASITDYLDGILARRRNLVTSVGKLLDPLADKLLTSAVLIMLVQLGRVSGWVVFLVLGREMTITGLRSIAASQGLILDASRMGKNKLISQTVAILFLLLYIPSLQDPLDMLGQIFLWISVFLGYWSAWDYFVDFYRKAKALETADAPPADV; this is translated from the coding sequence ATGAAGTCCAGCGAATTTTCCAGAAAAAACCTCATGAACCTCCCCAATACCCTGACGTATCTCAGGGTAGCGGCTATTCCGGCCATCTTGTTCCTGCTGACGCCGCCGGTGACCGGAAGAGCCTACCTGGAGGCCTTCGGACTCTACGTGGTGGCATCGATCACCGACTACCTCGACGGCATCCTTGCAAGGCGCCGCAACCTGGTGACATCCGTGGGGAAATTGCTGGACCCCCTGGCGGACAAGCTCCTGACCTCTGCGGTTCTGATCATGCTGGTGCAGCTGGGCCGAGTGTCCGGATGGGTCGTCTTCCTGGTGCTGGGCCGGGAAATGACCATCACGGGACTCCGCTCCATCGCCGCCAGCCAGGGCCTTATCCTGGACGCCAGCCGCATGGGGAAAAACAAGCTGATTTCGCAGACCGTCGCCATCCTGTTTCTCCTGCTCTACATCCCCTCGCTCCAGGACCCGCTGGACATGCTCGGACAGATCTTCCTCTGGATTTCGGTCTTCCTCGGCTACTGGTCCGCGTGGGATTACTTCGTGGATTTCTATCGAAAGGCCAAGGCGCTGGAAACCGCCGACGCCCCGCCCGCCGACGTTTAG
- the lipA gene encoding lipoyl synthase: MTRRVGKPPWLRVRMPATLPDSPVLERIRNRALCTVCVEAHCPNQMHCFQRGTAAFMLLGPACTRRCTFCAVEKGPVRAPDPAEPERIAQAVEEMGLSYSVLTMVTRDDLPDGGAAHVARTVEAIRKRLPDLSVEVLISDLGGNRDALRRILDAGVDVLNHNVETVARLYSKVRPQADYRRSLELLERAAGHNPRVVTKSGLMVGLGEELTEVVALMQDLRNVGCRLVTAGQYLSPSEHHHPVVRYVTPEAFQELERQALAMGFSGAACAPLVRSSYEAQALFQTARL, from the coding sequence ATGACGCGACGGGTTGGGAAGCCTCCGTGGCTTCGCGTCCGGATGCCCGCGACGCTCCCCGATTCCCCGGTCCTGGAACGGATCCGGAACCGGGCGCTTTGCACCGTTTGCGTGGAAGCGCACTGCCCCAACCAGATGCACTGCTTTCAACGGGGAACGGCCGCCTTCATGCTGCTCGGACCCGCCTGCACCCGCCGGTGCACCTTCTGCGCCGTCGAAAAGGGCCCCGTCCGCGCGCCGGACCCAGCGGAACCCGAGCGGATCGCTCAAGCCGTCGAAGAAATGGGGTTGAGCTACAGCGTGCTCACCATGGTGACCCGGGACGATCTGCCGGACGGCGGGGCCGCTCACGTCGCCCGGACCGTGGAAGCGATCCGCAAGCGGCTCCCGGATCTTTCCGTGGAAGTGCTCATTTCGGACCTAGGCGGGAACCGGGACGCGCTCAGGCGCATCTTGGACGCGGGCGTCGATGTCCTGAACCACAACGTGGAAACCGTGGCCCGGCTCTACTCCAAGGTCCGCCCCCAGGCGGACTACCGGCGTTCCCTGGAACTGCTGGAGCGGGCGGCGGGTCACAACCCCCGGGTGGTGACCAAGTCGGGGCTGATGGTGGGGCTCGGAGAAGAGCTGACGGAAGTCGTCGCGCTGATGCAAGACCTGCGAAACGTCGGCTGCCGGCTCGTCACCGCCGGGCAGTACCTTTCCCCGTCGGAACACCATCATCCGGTGGTGCGCTACGTCACCCCTGAAGCGTTCCAGGAGCTGGAAAGACAGGCGCTGGCCATGGGTTTTTCCGGCGCGGCCTGCGCCCCCCTGGTGCGAAGTTCCTACGAAGCCCAGGCGCTCTTCCAGACGGCCCGCCTCTGA
- a CDS encoding HDOD domain-containing protein: MVVSHLAGEICLLHHRRKASMMSTIALLHDIGKSMILLLKRQNPKLHVLIDMLDSGKIGAMLLAKWNIPDTVCLSLEYQHYPEFAPPARIPAETRETVALLHVAHLCVDHLKGSAETLERSPFAAEYLQLVKAGAASVRDLVALQLLPAMEKKFPSLPESVRKLMLSRGDAPAAAGP; encoded by the coding sequence GTGGTCGTTTCCCATCTGGCCGGCGAAATCTGCCTGCTTCACCATCGGCGGAAGGCTTCGATGATGAGCACCATCGCGCTGCTTCACGACATCGGAAAGAGCATGATCCTGCTCCTCAAGAGGCAGAACCCGAAGCTCCACGTCCTGATCGACATGCTCGACTCGGGAAAGATCGGCGCCATGTTGCTGGCAAAGTGGAACATCCCGGACACTGTCTGCCTGAGTCTCGAATACCAGCATTATCCGGAATTCGCGCCGCCGGCGCGGATTCCGGCCGAAACCCGTGAAACGGTGGCTCTGCTCCACGTGGCCCACCTGTGCGTGGACCACCTGAAGGGAAGCGCGGAAACACTGGAACGGTCGCCCTTCGCCGCAGAATACCTGCAGCTTGTCAAGGCCGGCGCCGCCTCCGTGCGGGATCTCGTGGCGCTCCAGTTGCTTCCCGCCATGGAAAAGAAGTTTCCCTCGCTTCCGGAATCCGTTCGGAAGCTGATGCTTTCCAGGGGAGACGCCCCCGCGGCGGCGGGGCCGTGA
- a CDS encoding response regulator transcription factor, which yields MRKILIIEDDDGLRDLLHSYLEESGFAVVEAADGLEGLEKISGELFDLMIVDVMLPYVSGIGLVKIAKGRHPETPVICITGYGNSPEKLAEEEHADRVLSKPFDLKELAQAISELLS from the coding sequence ATGCGCAAAATTCTGATCATCGAAGACGATGATGGATTGCGGGATCTTCTCCACAGCTACCTCGAAGAATCTGGATTCGCGGTCGTAGAGGCGGCCGACGGGCTCGAGGGCCTGGAAAAGATCAGCGGGGAGCTGTTCGATCTGATGATCGTCGACGTGATGCTCCCTTACGTGAGCGGCATCGGGCTGGTGAAGATCGCCAAGGGGCGCCACCCCGAGACCCCGGTGATCTGTATCACCGGATACGGCAATTCACCGGAAAAGCTTGCCGAGGAGGAGCACGCCGACCGGGTGCTGTCCAAGCCTTTCGATCTCAAGGAATTGGCCCAGGCGATTTCCGAGCTGCTTTCCTGA
- a CDS encoding sigma-54 interaction domain-containing protein translates to MTACEPQIIGTSQAILKVRQIILKVADVDLNVLISGESGVGKELVARALHYYSGRREKPFMKVNCAALPRELMETELFGYEKGALTGADRRRIGKFEAAADGSIFLDEIGEIPLTMQAKLLQVLQDQKFPRIGGNKEIGTQARVIAATNRNLEAEILAGNFREDLYFRINTISIVVPPLRERKEDIPPLVDFFLEQHRAIYGNTVSAVPASLMELFLDYHWPGNVRELENYLKRLSVLGNHPEIERELRCQMDISAARETAPRKDGAADPVQDVEAEPVLAVPKGKKFPSLKEVRDQAVMKVEKAVIEQVLDETHWNRREAARILKISYRTLLYKLKDMNIRRMD, encoded by the coding sequence ATGACAGCTTGCGAACCGCAAATCATCGGCACCAGCCAGGCGATCTTGAAGGTCCGCCAGATCATCCTCAAGGTTGCGGATGTGGACCTCAACGTCCTGATCAGCGGCGAAAGCGGTGTCGGTAAAGAACTGGTAGCGCGGGCGCTCCACTATTATTCCGGACGCCGGGAAAAGCCTTTCATGAAGGTCAATTGCGCGGCGCTTCCCCGGGAACTCATGGAAACGGAGCTTTTCGGCTACGAAAAGGGAGCCCTCACGGGGGCGGACCGCCGGCGCATCGGAAAGTTCGAAGCCGCCGCCGACGGCAGCATCTTCCTGGACGAAATCGGGGAGATCCCGCTGACCATGCAGGCGAAGCTCCTGCAGGTCCTCCAGGACCAGAAGTTCCCCCGCATCGGGGGAAACAAGGAAATCGGCACCCAGGCGCGGGTTATCGCCGCCACCAATCGGAACCTGGAGGCGGAAATCCTGGCCGGAAACTTCCGGGAAGACCTCTACTTCCGCATCAACACCATCAGCATCGTGGTTCCGCCGCTTCGAGAAAGAAAGGAAGACATTCCGCCGCTCGTCGACTTCTTCCTCGAACAACACCGCGCCATTTATGGAAACACGGTCTCCGCCGTGCCTGCGAGCCTCATGGAGCTCTTTCTCGACTACCATTGGCCCGGAAACGTCCGGGAACTGGAAAACTACCTCAAGCGCCTCAGTGTCCTGGGAAACCACCCCGAAATCGAACGGGAACTCCGGTGCCAGATGGACATCAGCGCCGCAAGAGAAACGGCGCCGCGAAAAGACGGCGCCGCTGACCCCGTCCAGGACGTCGAGGCCGAACCAGTGCTTGCCGTTCCAAAGGGAAAGAAATTCCCGTCGCTCAAAGAAGTCCGGGACCAAGCGGTGATGAAGGTCGAAAAGGCGGTAATCGAACAGGTGCTGGATGAAACCCATTGGAACCGCCGCGAAGCCGCTCGGATCCTAAAAATCAGCTACCGGACCCTCCTCTATAAGCTGAAAGACATGAACATCCGCCGCATGGATTGA
- a CDS encoding REP-associated tyrosine transposase translates to MPNYRRHFVPGGKYFFTLVTYDRRPWLCHEKARRALRDAITCVRTSFPFAIDAWVLLPDHVHCILTLPAGDADFPERWRRIKAMVSRRCGDWAGEPAPDSSRARRKERLLWQRRFWEHAIRDDNDFAAHVDYIHYNPVKHGWCSMPADWPYSTFHRYVAAGLYPMDWAAGRVPVFPESIGGE, encoded by the coding sequence ATGCCGAATTACCGAAGGCACTTTGTTCCCGGCGGAAAATATTTCTTCACCCTCGTCACTTACGATCGCCGGCCATGGCTGTGCCACGAAAAGGCCCGTCGGGCCCTGCGGGATGCCATCACCTGCGTACGGACTTCGTTTCCGTTTGCCATCGATGCCTGGGTTCTGCTTCCGGACCATGTGCATTGCATCCTGACGCTTCCGGCCGGCGATGCCGATTTCCCCGAGCGCTGGCGCCGGATTAAGGCGATGGTATCGAGACGATGCGGCGATTGGGCCGGCGAACCCGCTCCGGATTCTTCCCGTGCCCGGCGCAAGGAACGGCTTCTATGGCAGCGCCGCTTTTGGGAACATGCCATCCGGGACGACAACGACTTTGCCGCCCACGTCGATTACATCCATTACAACCCCGTGAAACATGGGTGGTGTTCGATGCCCGCCGATTGGCCTTATTCGACTTTTCATCGTTACGTGGCCGCAGGGTTGTATCCCATGGATTGGGCCGCGGGCAGGGTTCCGGTTTTTCCCGAAAGCATTGGCGGTGAGTAG
- a CDS encoding phenylacetate--CoA ligase family protein yields MSGFQDLEQLPLLTKAEIRKNLKDMLWKDCPGGLFRYNTGGSSGEPLVFYFDRRRQAYDAAARAMTHRWWGIDIGDRELYLWGSPLEITKQDRLKDLRDRWTNQLLVSAFEISAERIPGLVEAFRRFRPDCVFGYPSTIDLFCRMAGAQGHRLDDVGVRVVFCTAEVLYDHQRESIASHFGGVPVVDSYGSREGGFINHQCSEGSYHVMDSNYVLEFLKDGMPAAPEEDGEIVITHLDAWGMPLIRYRTGDVASRRVEGCACGRGFSLMSKVRGRSTDFIVTPDGRWQHALSVIYVVRDIEGVDQFKIVQEAVDDVRVFLKVHEELYPADGDQRIARGFKKRMGETVNVRIERVSDIPREASGKYRYVVSRVAETATHV; encoded by the coding sequence TTGAGCGGCTTTCAGGATCTGGAACAACTGCCGCTTCTCACCAAAGCGGAAATTCGAAAGAACCTCAAGGACATGCTCTGGAAAGACTGCCCCGGGGGGCTCTTTCGCTACAACACGGGGGGATCGTCGGGGGAGCCCCTGGTTTTTTATTTCGACCGGCGCCGGCAGGCCTATGATGCGGCGGCGCGGGCCATGACCCATCGTTGGTGGGGGATCGATATCGGAGATCGCGAACTTTACCTGTGGGGATCGCCGCTGGAAATCACCAAACAGGATCGCCTGAAGGACCTGCGGGATCGATGGACGAACCAATTGCTTGTGAGCGCCTTCGAGATTTCGGCCGAGCGTATTCCGGGGCTTGTGGAGGCGTTCCGAAGGTTTCGGCCCGATTGTGTTTTCGGCTACCCCAGCACCATCGATTTGTTCTGTCGCATGGCAGGGGCTCAAGGCCATCGGCTGGATGATGTGGGAGTGCGGGTGGTTTTCTGCACGGCCGAAGTCCTCTACGACCATCAGAGGGAAAGCATCGCCTCCCACTTCGGAGGCGTGCCGGTGGTGGATTCCTACGGAAGCCGCGAAGGGGGCTTCATCAACCATCAATGCTCCGAAGGGTCCTACCACGTGATGGATTCGAACTACGTGCTGGAATTCTTAAAGGACGGGATGCCGGCCGCACCGGAGGAAGACGGCGAGATCGTCATCACGCACCTGGATGCGTGGGGCATGCCCTTGATTCGATATCGGACGGGGGATGTGGCGTCGCGGCGCGTGGAAGGGTGCGCCTGCGGCAGGGGATTTTCGCTCATGAGCAAGGTCCGGGGCCGGAGCACCGATTTTATCGTGACGCCGGACGGCCGATGGCAGCACGCGCTTTCCGTCATCTACGTGGTTCGGGACATCGAAGGGGTGGACCAGTTCAAGATCGTACAGGAGGCTGTGGACGACGTGCGGGTGTTCCTCAAGGTGCACGAAGAGCTCTACCCGGCGGACGGCGACCAGCGCATCGCCCGCGGCTTCAAAAAGCGCATGGGGGAAACCGTGAACGTCCGCATCGAGCGTGTTTCCGACATCCCTCGGGAAGCGTCCGGGAAATACCGGTACGTGGTTTCCCGGGTGGCCGAAACGGCGACCCACGTGTAG
- the mltG gene encoding endolytic transglycosylase MltG: MKFRVAFLCHLVLLIGAAAGFHVWNAWHRPAGNGIFPQAVIVEEGMTARAIARKLAETRVVSDETDFYVFSVITGNAHKLQAGEYRLSPFFTPAQILDHLSRGRIVTHRVTFPEGSTVDDVARILAESGLARRERVLELAGDRAFLDSLEIDAPSLEGYLFPDTYTFRKSQAEESILRRMVQTFRKNFPEALRDHAAQRGLTVHDTVILASLVEKEAMVDEERPLIAAVFFNRLLKDMPLQSDPTAVYDIPGFNGPITRHHLERETPYNTYTRTGLPAGPICNPGKKSLEAVLNPADVPYLYFVSNNDGTHSFSVSYSEHLRAVKQYRERLGASSGDSEGS; this comes from the coding sequence ATGAAATTCCGCGTCGCTTTTCTTTGCCACTTGGTGCTGCTTATCGGAGCCGCCGCCGGGTTTCACGTGTGGAACGCCTGGCACCGCCCGGCGGGCAACGGGATTTTCCCGCAGGCGGTGATCGTCGAAGAAGGTATGACCGCACGGGCCATAGCCCGGAAGCTGGCCGAGACCCGTGTGGTGTCCGACGAAACCGACTTCTACGTCTTCTCCGTGATCACCGGGAACGCTCACAAGTTGCAAGCCGGCGAGTACCGGCTGTCGCCCTTTTTCACGCCCGCCCAGATCCTGGACCATCTCAGCCGGGGACGGATCGTCACCCACCGAGTCACCTTTCCGGAAGGTTCCACCGTGGACGACGTGGCCCGTATTTTGGCGGAGTCCGGACTCGCCCGCCGAGAGCGGGTGCTGGAACTCGCAGGGGACCGGGCCTTCCTCGACTCGCTGGAAATCGACGCCCCATCCCTTGAAGGCTACCTCTTTCCCGACACCTACACTTTCCGGAAGTCCCAGGCCGAGGAGTCTATACTCCGGCGCATGGTTCAGACGTTCCGAAAGAACTTCCCCGAAGCGTTGCGGGACCACGCCGCCCAACGGGGACTCACCGTGCACGACACGGTCATCCTAGCCTCCCTGGTGGAAAAGGAAGCCATGGTGGACGAAGAACGCCCGCTCATCGCCGCCGTTTTTTTCAACCGGCTGCTGAAAGACATGCCGCTTCAGAGCGACCCGACCGCCGTTTACGACATCCCGGGGTTCAACGGCCCCATCACCCGGCACCACCTGGAGCGGGAGACCCCTTACAACACCTACACCCGGACGGGGCTTCCCGCGGGACCCATCTGCAATCCGGGGAAGAAGTCCCTGGAGGCCGTCTTGAACCCGGCTGATGTTCCTTACCTCTACTTCGTGAGCAACAACGACGGCACGCACTCGTTTTCCGTCAGTTATTCCGAACACCTGCGCGCCGTGAAGCAATACCGCGAACGCCTGGGGGCATCCTCCGGCGATTCGGAGGGATCGTAG
- a CDS encoding NTP transferase domain-containing protein yields MTLQGLPAEAAGIVLAAGKGSRMRGYEGNKTLLPLVPVAGPFEGHRPLLLEVLENLPPGPKGIVVHHRQEDIRRATRGLSVHYIFQSEMNGTGGALLAARSFLETAATDDVLITMGDVPLIRPATYRKILRELSRHPFAVLAFEPRDKAAYGVLELEGESVARITEWKYWRNYPQERRDALRFCNAGVYGAKRVVLLQSLDELAARPHTVEKERDGAWTVIREYFLTDLVEILRGAGRSVGFAVAEEDEVMGVDTPEALARAQNLYARRR; encoded by the coding sequence ATGACCTTGCAGGGCCTGCCCGCGGAAGCGGCCGGGATCGTGTTGGCCGCCGGCAAAGGGAGCCGCATGCGCGGCTACGAAGGAAACAAGACGCTGCTTCCGCTTGTACCGGTCGCCGGGCCGTTTGAAGGGCACCGCCCGCTGCTTCTGGAAGTCCTGGAAAATCTCCCACCCGGCCCCAAGGGGATCGTGGTTCACCACCGCCAGGAAGACATCCGCCGCGCCACCCGGGGCCTCTCCGTTCACTACATCTTCCAGTCGGAAATGAACGGGACCGGCGGAGCGCTCCTGGCCGCCCGCTCCTTTCTCGAAACCGCGGCCACCGACGACGTCCTCATCACCATGGGCGACGTCCCCCTCATCCGCCCCGCCACCTACCGAAAGATCCTCCGGGAACTCTCCCGCCACCCATTCGCGGTGCTCGCCTTCGAACCCCGGGACAAGGCCGCCTACGGCGTCCTGGAGCTGGAAGGAGAAAGCGTCGCACGCATCACGGAATGGAAGTACTGGCGGAACTACCCGCAGGAACGGCGGGACGCGCTTCGATTCTGCAATGCCGGTGTCTACGGAGCCAAACGCGTGGTCCTGCTCCAAAGCCTGGATGAACTGGCCGCGCGGCCTCACACCGTGGAAAAGGAACGTGACGGCGCCTGGACCGTAATCCGCGAGTATTTCCTCACCGACTTGGTGGAAATCCTGCGCGGCGCGGGCCGTTCGGTGGGGTTCGCCGTCGCCGAAGAAGACGAGGTGATGGGCGTCGACACCCCGGAAGCCCTGGCCCGCGCCCAGAACCTTTATGCACGGAGGCGCTGA
- a CDS encoding TIGR01777 family oxidoreductase encodes MKVLITGGLGFIGTQLSLRLLQKGHEITVVDRSPGRKPRAPAEVRVIAADTARPGPWQEALARQDAVINLAGTSIFRRWTDEAKKAIRESRILATRNLVDAFPEGAGRVLVSASAVGYYGPRGDETLTEEAAPGNDFLATLCREWEGEAMEAASKGARVVITRFGIVLGKTGGALGQMIPAFKRFAGGPLGSGRQWFSWIHMEDLLGAMEFVLEKEAIRGPANFTAPNPVRNNDLALLLGRLLHRPSRLRTPGFLLRLAMGEFGSVLLEGQRVIPAALLRHGYAFRYPDIEAALRDVLERS; translated from the coding sequence ATGAAGGTTTTGATCACCGGCGGCCTGGGATTCATCGGCACCCAACTTTCGCTCCGCCTGCTGCAAAAGGGGCACGAGATCACCGTGGTGGATCGGTCGCCGGGCCGGAAGCCGCGCGCTCCGGCCGAGGTGCGGGTGATCGCCGCGGATACCGCCCGGCCGGGCCCCTGGCAGGAAGCCCTCGCCCGGCAGGACGCCGTGATCAACCTGGCGGGAACCTCCATTTTCCGCCGCTGGACCGACGAAGCGAAGAAGGCGATCCGGGAATCACGGATACTGGCTACGAGGAACCTGGTGGACGCCTTCCCGGAAGGCGCCGGCCGTGTGCTGGTAAGCGCGTCGGCGGTGGGCTACTACGGCCCGCGCGGCGATGAGACGCTGACCGAAGAAGCCGCGCCCGGAAACGATTTCCTGGCGACCCTCTGCCGCGAATGGGAGGGGGAAGCCATGGAAGCCGCTTCAAAGGGCGCGCGGGTGGTGATCACCCGCTTCGGGATCGTACTCGGAAAAACGGGCGGGGCCTTGGGCCAGATGATTCCCGCGTTCAAGCGCTTTGCGGGCGGCCCGCTGGGTTCCGGTAGACAGTGGTTTTCCTGGATTCACATGGAAGATCTTCTGGGCGCCATGGAATTCGTCCTGGAAAAGGAAGCGATCCGCGGGCCGGCCAACTTCACCGCTCCCAACCCCGTGCGGAACAATGACCTGGCACTCCTCCTGGGGCGGCTGCTCCACCGCCCGAGTCGCCTGCGGACGCCCGGCTTCCTGCTTCGGCTCGCCATGGGGGAATTCGGATCGGTGCTTCTCGAAGGCCAGCGGGTGATTCCCGCGGCGCTTCTGCGCCACGGGTACGCCTTCCGCTACCCGGACATCGAGGCGGCGCTGCGCGATGTACTGGAAAGATCCTGA
- a CDS encoding bile acid:sodium symporter, with the protein MLHVVKRYWFLSSLVPVAAVTLGDAGESVASLGRWLQRHHGPDGVIFSIFLLSGLGLDARRLKTGLTDVAATLSALTVIFVVSPLTALALSAAPLSDGLRIGLMIVALMPTTLSSGVVMTGVSGGNMANALFITVIANFLGILTVPLGLDIFLGGLGAASGVPIPWLAFMVRIASLVAFPLMLGMILRPRVVPWFHRFGVSPDHAVGVINGCLVLVIVWIALSTSRQTIVGDWTVLIQVVPLAVAFHAVLLAASGLLCRLLKLAPGRRESVIFMGSQKTLPLSILVQVAVFPDYGKALVFCVVHHLVHLMMDGYLAERLKP; encoded by the coding sequence GTGCTGCACGTGGTCAAGCGCTACTGGTTCCTTTCGAGCCTCGTGCCGGTCGCCGCCGTCACCCTGGGCGACGCCGGCGAAAGCGTCGCCAGCCTCGGCCGGTGGCTCCAGCGCCATCACGGACCCGACGGGGTGATCTTTTCGATCTTTCTGCTTTCCGGGCTGGGACTGGACGCCCGCCGCTTGAAAACGGGCCTCACCGACGTGGCCGCCACCCTTTCGGCCCTCACCGTCATCTTCGTGGTGTCGCCGCTCACCGCCCTGGCCTTAAGCGCCGCGCCCCTTTCCGACGGCCTGCGCATCGGGCTCATGATCGTGGCCCTCATGCCGACGACCCTGAGCAGCGGCGTTGTCATGACCGGCGTCTCCGGAGGCAACATGGCGAACGCGCTCTTCATAACCGTCATCGCCAATTTCCTGGGGATCCTGACCGTGCCGCTGGGGCTCGACATCTTCCTCGGCGGCCTGGGCGCGGCATCCGGCGTGCCCATCCCGTGGCTCGCCTTCATGGTCCGGATCGCTTCCCTGGTGGCTTTCCCCCTCATGCTGGGTATGATTCTACGCCCACGGGTGGTCCCGTGGTTTCACCGCTTCGGCGTCAGCCCCGACCACGCCGTGGGTGTCATCAACGGCTGCTTGGTGCTGGTCATCGTCTGGATCGCCCTTTCCACATCACGGCAGACTATCGTGGGCGACTGGACCGTGCTGATCCAGGTGGTGCCGCTGGCCGTCGCCTTCCACGCGGTGCTGCTGGCGGCGAGCGGTCTCCTGTGCCGGCTGTTGAAGCTTGCCCCCGGTCGGAGAGAATCGGTGATTTTCATGGGAAGCCAGAAGACGCTCCCGCTTTCGATCCTCGTCCAGGTGGCCGTGTTTCCGGACTACGGAAAAGCCCTCGTTTTCTGCGTGGTCCACCACCTGGTGCACCTCATGATGGATGGCTACCTGGCTGAGCGGCTGAAGCCGTAA